In Halorhabdus tiamatea SARL4B, a genomic segment contains:
- a CDS encoding tRNA (cytidine(56)-2'-O)-methyltransferase: MQDEPAVVVLRLGHRPGRDERMTTHVGLTARALGADRLLLESVAEGRRETIDDITDRFGGPFEVEITDSPLGRLRSWKGPIVHLTMYGQPVQRVEDEIRASHREEPLLVVVGAEKVPFEVYDRADWNLGVTNQPHSEIAALAVFLDHLFDGRELDREWTDAEKRVIPKETGKRVEDVE, encoded by the coding sequence ATGCAAGACGAACCCGCGGTCGTCGTGCTCCGACTGGGCCACCGACCCGGCCGAGACGAGCGAATGACGACCCACGTCGGACTCACGGCGCGCGCCCTCGGTGCTGACCGCCTGCTTCTCGAGTCTGTGGCCGAAGGCCGCCGGGAGACGATCGACGATATCACCGACCGCTTTGGCGGCCCCTTCGAGGTCGAGATCACCGACTCGCCGCTCGGTCGGCTCCGATCCTGGAAGGGGCCGATCGTCCATCTCACGATGTATGGCCAACCGGTCCAGCGCGTCGAAGACGAAATTCGGGCGAGCCATCGCGAGGAGCCGCTGTTAGTCGTCGTTGGCGCGGAGAAAGTCCCCTTCGAGGTGTACGATCGCGCCGACTGGAACCTCGGCGTGACCAACCAGCCCCACTCCGAGATCGCCGCCCTCGCCGTCTTTCTCGATCACCTGTTCGACGGGCGCGAACTCGATAGAGAGTGGACGGACGCAGAGAAGCGCGTCATTCCGAAGGAGACCGGCAAACGCGTCGAGGACGTCGAATAG
- the tfe gene encoding transcription factor E: protein MAFEEYLEDPVIQKYLHELVGPTGMPVAAAPPDGEVTDEELAEELGLELNDVRRALFILYENDLASYRRLRDEDSGWLTYLWTFEYDNIPEQLESEMYDLHAALDERREYELDHEFYLCENCGIRFEFGDAMDYGFECPDCGSSLEAMENTALIDSMDERIDELESELNLDIET, encoded by the coding sequence ATGGCTTTTGAGGAATACCTCGAGGACCCCGTCATACAGAAGTACCTCCACGAACTCGTGGGACCGACGGGCATGCCGGTCGCGGCCGCACCGCCCGACGGCGAAGTCACCGACGAGGAACTCGCCGAGGAACTCGGGCTGGAACTCAACGATGTCCGCCGGGCGCTGTTCATTCTCTACGAGAACGACCTGGCGAGTTACCGCCGGCTCAGAGACGAGGACTCGGGGTGGTTGACGTATCTCTGGACTTTCGAGTACGACAACATCCCCGAACAACTCGAATCGGAGATGTACGACCTCCACGCGGCCTTAGACGAGCGTCGGGAGTACGAACTCGACCACGAGTTCTACCTGTGTGAGAACTGTGGCATCCGCTTCGAGTTCGGCGACGCGATGGACTACGGCTTCGAGTGTCCGGACTGTGGCTCGTCGCTCGAAGCGATGGAGAACACCGCGCTCATCGACTCGATGGACGAACGCATCGACGAACTCGAGAGCGAACTCAACCTGGACATCGAAACCTGA
- a CDS encoding DUF2110 family protein: MVVLATKCYVDGDARDRALDSLGSLLANDLGELDVEYELGLREDDFPSVTVTGPDAAVARNLLREAYGEITPHLTPEETYVGTLESWDDDGFVLDAGRPVRIPADEIGLGPGTPEQIRTRFGLVQHLPLRFVCLADGDGETPPTGRLADDERDRLYEWTRREGRLNVNSATRAEVRATLNRAGHAQDIVTVERLGLLEQSVVCREGTDPPGLLASVGEYLPAELLAVVP; the protein is encoded by the coding sequence ATGGTCGTCCTCGCAACCAAGTGCTACGTCGACGGCGACGCACGCGACCGAGCACTCGACTCGCTGGGCTCGCTACTTGCGAACGACCTCGGCGAACTCGACGTCGAATACGAGCTCGGGCTCCGTGAGGACGACTTCCCGTCGGTGACCGTCACCGGACCTGACGCCGCGGTGGCCCGAAACCTCCTGCGGGAGGCGTACGGCGAGATCACCCCGCATCTCACCCCCGAAGAGACGTACGTCGGGACGCTCGAATCCTGGGACGACGACGGGTTCGTCCTCGACGCCGGCCGGCCCGTCCGGATCCCGGCCGACGAGATCGGGCTGGGACCGGGAACGCCAGAACAAATCCGGACGCGTTTCGGTCTCGTCCAGCACCTGCCGCTCCGGTTCGTCTGTCTCGCCGACGGCGACGGTGAGACGCCGCCGACGGGCCGACTGGCCGACGACGAGCGCGACCGCCTCTACGAGTGGACCCGGCGAGAAGGACGACTCAACGTCAACAGCGCAACCCGCGCGGAGGTGCGGGCGACGCTCAACCGCGCCGGCCACGCACAGGATATCGTCACCGTCGAGCGCCTCGGGTTGCTCGAACAGAGCGTCGTCTGCCGGGAGGGAACCGATCCGCCCGGCCTACTCGCCAGCGTGGGTGAGTACCTCCCCGCCGAACTGCTCGCTGTCGTGCCATGA
- a CDS encoding DUF5803 family protein, whose amino-acid sequence MNARTRLLLGIVGLVGLLALAGCLSPVSDADLAENATYDWEADANASYRLYAGNYTAVVDIQDRESLELFLPDGLGSRQAIPISGLKFRYPNGTVANDSVYEVSTGRSEVVLEPPVSNGTVAFTARRSGSDFRTRVLVEGTHEVALPPNKRVGLPVFSRVVPGDYETGRVGDRTIISWNSIDRDLITIQTYLERDLLLFGGIVVIALVVGAFGLVYYRREIAKLRTEREELGLDVDQDEDDPRDRGPPPGMR is encoded by the coding sequence ATGAACGCTCGAACGCGTCTCTTGCTGGGAATCGTCGGTCTCGTCGGCTTGCTCGCGTTAGCGGGCTGTCTCTCGCCGGTCAGCGACGCCGACCTCGCCGAGAACGCCACCTACGACTGGGAGGCAGACGCGAACGCGTCCTACCGGCTCTACGCCGGCAACTACACGGCTGTCGTCGATATCCAGGACCGCGAGTCTCTCGAACTGTTCCTGCCGGACGGACTCGGCTCGCGACAGGCGATCCCGATTTCGGGACTCAAGTTCCGGTATCCCAACGGGACGGTGGCGAACGACTCGGTGTACGAGGTGTCGACGGGGCGCTCGGAAGTCGTGCTCGAACCGCCCGTCTCGAACGGGACGGTCGCGTTCACGGCCCGGCGGTCCGGTTCTGACTTCCGGACGCGAGTCCTCGTCGAGGGGACCCACGAGGTGGCGTTGCCGCCGAACAAGCGCGTCGGCCTGCCGGTCTTCTCGCGAGTCGTGCCCGGCGACTACGAGACCGGACGGGTCGGGGATCGCACGATAATCTCCTGGAACTCGATCGACCGAGACCTGATCACGATTCAGACGTACCTCGAGCGCGACCTCCTGCTGTTCGGCGGGATCGTCGTGATCGCGCTGGTCGTCGGCGCGTTCGGACTGGTGTATTACCGCCGGGAGATCGCCAAACTCCGTACGGAACGCGAGGAACTTGGTTTGGACGTCGACCAGGACGAAGACGACCCGCGGGACCGCGGTCCACCGCCAGGGATGCGGTAG
- a CDS encoding competence/damage-inducible protein A — translation MRVALLTVGDEILAGDTVNTNAAWLAEQVTDRGVDVERITVVPDRTADIAEAIEAFRTRYDAVIVTGGIGPTHDDVTMDAVAAAFDVALVEDQAALDWLAEHREYAREDLADGTAAIPAGARMIPNREGVAPGCVLANVYVFPGVPAEMKAMFEAVADDFSGADRHVEVVHVDEPESALLDRIETLDERFEVTVGSYPGETVRIKLSGRDQDAVERATAWLRERVELADSV, via the coding sequence ATGCGCGTGGCGTTGCTCACTGTCGGTGACGAAATTCTCGCGGGGGACACCGTCAATACAAACGCGGCCTGGCTCGCCGAACAGGTGACCGACCGCGGTGTCGACGTCGAGCGGATCACGGTCGTACCCGACCGAACAGCCGACATCGCCGAGGCGATCGAGGCGTTCCGGACGCGATACGACGCGGTGATCGTGACGGGTGGGATCGGTCCGACGCACGACGACGTGACGATGGACGCCGTCGCCGCCGCCTTCGACGTCGCCCTCGTCGAAGACCAGGCCGCGCTCGACTGGCTCGCCGAACACCGGGAGTACGCTCGCGAGGATCTCGCCGATGGGACGGCCGCGATTCCAGCCGGTGCCCGGATGATTCCCAATCGCGAAGGGGTCGCACCGGGATGCGTGCTCGCGAACGTCTACGTCTTCCCGGGCGTCCCTGCTGAGATGAAAGCGATGTTCGAGGCGGTCGCCGACGATTTCTCGGGTGCGGATCGACACGTCGAGGTCGTCCACGTCGACGAACCCGAGAGCGCCCTGCTTGATCGGATCGAGACGCTCGACGAGCGCTTCGAGGTGACGGTCGGCAGCTATCCCGGCGAGACAGTGCGGATCAAACTCTCGGGCCGGGATCAGGACGCAGTCGAACGCGCGACAGCGTGGCTCCGCGAGCGGGTCGAGCTGGCGGACTCGGTGTGA
- the dnaJ gene encoding molecular chaperone DnaJ: protein MSEDFYDVLGVSRDASEEEIQEAYREKARQYHPDVSDDPDAEEKFKQAKKAKEVLTDDEKRQAYDRMGHERFEQAEKRGGFDDRGGRGGAGGRRAGGDPFGGGGFGSVEDIFDQFFGGGGGGRRRDRPRQGQDLKTRLSIDLEEAYDGVEKQFTVTRPESCPDCDGEGHPPDADSRTCPECEGRGQVTRVQRTPMGRVQQTTTCSRCEGEGTLYEETCSTCGGDGVVRNEATLSVDVPAGIRDGQTLRMEREGAPGENGGPNGDLLIEVEIEDHDDFARDGDDLRYTAPITFPQAALGDTIEIPTFDGAVEFDVPAGTQSGETFRLESKGMPRLRRRGQGDLLVTVQVYTPESLNEDQREALEDFAEASGEEIDVEQGFFDRLKRSL from the coding sequence ATGAGCGAGGACTTCTACGACGTACTCGGTGTCTCCCGGGATGCGAGTGAGGAGGAGATCCAGGAGGCCTACCGTGAGAAGGCACGCCAGTACCACCCGGACGTCAGCGACGACCCCGACGCAGAAGAGAAGTTCAAGCAGGCCAAGAAGGCAAAGGAAGTCCTGACCGACGACGAGAAACGGCAGGCCTACGACCGGATGGGCCACGAGCGCTTCGAACAGGCAGAAAAGCGCGGTGGCTTCGACGACCGCGGCGGGAGAGGCGGTGCCGGCGGTCGACGCGCCGGTGGCGATCCCTTCGGCGGCGGGGGCTTCGGGAGCGTCGAGGACATCTTCGACCAGTTCTTCGGCGGTGGTGGCGGTGGCCGACGCCGGGATCGACCGCGGCAGGGCCAGGATCTCAAGACGCGCCTCTCGATCGACCTCGAAGAGGCCTACGACGGTGTCGAGAAGCAGTTCACCGTCACCCGGCCCGAGTCCTGTCCCGACTGCGACGGCGAGGGACATCCGCCAGACGCCGACTCGCGGACCTGCCCCGAGTGTGAGGGTCGCGGCCAGGTCACGCGCGTCCAGCGGACGCCGATGGGCCGCGTCCAGCAGACGACGACCTGCTCGCGGTGTGAGGGAGAGGGAACCCTCTACGAGGAGACGTGTTCGACCTGCGGCGGCGACGGCGTGGTGCGAAACGAGGCGACCCTCAGCGTCGACGTCCCGGCGGGCATCCGTGACGGCCAGACTCTCCGGATGGAACGCGAGGGCGCGCCCGGCGAGAACGGCGGGCCGAACGGCGACCTCCTCATCGAGGTCGAGATCGAGGATCACGACGACTTTGCGCGCGACGGCGACGACCTCCGCTACACCGCGCCGATCACGTTCCCGCAGGCTGCGCTCGGCGATACGATCGAGATCCCGACCTTCGACGGTGCTGTGGAGTTCGACGTCCCGGCCGGTACCCAGAGCGGCGAGACCTTCCGCCTCGAAAGCAAGGGGATGCCTCGCCTGCGCCGGCGCGGGCAGGGCGACTTGCTGGTGACGGTCCAGGTCTATACGCCCGAATCCCTCAACGAGGACCAGCGCGAGGCGCTCGAGGACTTCGCGGAGGCCAGCGGCGAGGAGATCGACGTCGAACAGGGCTTTTTCGACCGGCTGAAGCGTTCGTTGTGA
- a CDS encoding DNA-3-methyladenine glycosylase family protein: MSDPHDILRDDPGIKPLVAEHGELTLEPARDPFERLVVSIVRQQLSIASADAIRERLFERFTVEPSSLRAPSIDALADVGLSERKAETIRNVAVAFEKRGYSRDYFAEHTDGEVVAELTEITGIGPWTAKMFLVYGLGREDVFPVEDLGIRKGMWAVFDDEMDRAAMVERAERWRPYRSIASLYLWRVVD; encoded by the coding sequence GTGAGCGACCCCCACGATATCCTCCGGGACGACCCTGGCATAAAGCCACTGGTCGCCGAGCACGGCGAACTCACGCTCGAGCCCGCTCGGGACCCCTTCGAGCGACTCGTCGTCTCGATCGTTCGCCAGCAGCTCTCGATCGCGTCAGCCGACGCCATCCGGGAGCGATTGTTCGAGCGCTTCACCGTCGAGCCATCCTCGCTACGGGCTCCCTCGATCGACGCACTGGCCGACGTCGGGCTCTCAGAACGGAAGGCCGAGACGATCCGCAACGTCGCCGTCGCCTTCGAGAAACGCGGCTACTCTCGGGATTATTTCGCCGAGCACACAGACGGCGAGGTCGTCGCCGAACTGACCGAGATCACCGGAATCGGGCCCTGGACGGCGAAGATGTTTCTGGTCTACGGGCTGGGACGCGAAGACGTCTTCCCGGTCGAGGATCTGGGGATCCGAAAGGGGATGTGGGCCGTTTTCGACGACGAGATGGACCGGGCCGCGATGGTCGAACGGGCCGAACGGTGGCGACCCTACCGGTCGATCGCGTCGCTGTATCTCTGGCGCGTCGTCGATTGA
- the cysE gene encoding serine O-acetyltransferase, with translation MLQAILDDVRTAKAKDPAAESTAEVLLTYSGLHAVWLYRLAHVLWERDLHLIARVVSQFARFLTGVEIHPAADIGDRLFIDHGMGVVIGETAEIGDDVLMYHGVTLGGNSMRRKKRHPTVEDGATIGVRASLIGDITIGEEATVGAGATVLEDVPPGVTVAGVPAEPIDDEVAVERCVSPPQD, from the coding sequence ATGCTCCAGGCAATACTCGACGACGTTCGCACGGCCAAAGCGAAGGACCCGGCGGCCGAAAGCACCGCCGAAGTCCTGTTGACCTACTCCGGACTGCACGCTGTCTGGCTGTACCGACTCGCGCACGTGCTCTGGGAGCGGGATCTCCACCTGATAGCACGCGTCGTCTCGCAGTTCGCTCGGTTTCTGACGGGCGTCGAGATCCATCCGGCGGCCGACATCGGCGATCGGCTGTTCATCGATCACGGCATGGGCGTCGTGATCGGCGAGACCGCCGAGATCGGCGACGACGTGCTCATGTACCACGGCGTCACGCTCGGCGGGAACTCCATGCGCCGGAAGAAGCGCCACCCGACCGTCGAGGACGGCGCGACCATCGGCGTCCGGGCCTCGCTCATCGGCGACATCACGATCGGCGAGGAGGCGACCGTCGGGGCCGGCGCGACCGTCTTAGAGGACGTCCCCCCAGGCGTGACTGTCGCCGGCGTCCCCGCCGAACCGATCGACGACGAAGTCGCCGTCGAACGGTGTGTCTCGCCGCCCCAGGACTGA